The proteins below come from a single Parazoarcus communis genomic window:
- a CDS encoding LysR family transcriptional regulator has product MIALKDLEIFVRTVQGGSLSAAARMMDITPAAASASLKRLEADLGVRLFVRSTRSQRLSQEGEAYLQHCLQALELLDQGRRAATAGQLELSGSLQLSIPSDIGRRLLLPWLDEFVADYPRLQLRVQVSDRVADVFQQPVDIAIRYGNPPDSRMVALPLAPGNRRVLCASPAYLERHGRPETPADLVRHNCLCFMLSDQVHDRWRFSRDGEESLVNVRGNRIADDGETVRRWAVAGHGIAYKSRLDTEQDLRDGRLVALCTAWSGESSPLNLLCASRRQIGPAVQLLRQHLQGRIDQLAVGA; this is encoded by the coding sequence ATGATTGCGCTCAAGGATCTCGAAATCTTCGTCCGCACCGTTCAGGGCGGCAGCCTCAGCGCCGCGGCGCGCATGATGGACATCACCCCGGCTGCGGCAAGCGCCTCACTCAAACGGCTCGAAGCCGATCTCGGCGTGCGGCTCTTTGTGCGCTCCACACGGAGTCAGCGACTGTCGCAGGAGGGGGAAGCCTATCTGCAGCATTGTCTGCAGGCGCTGGAGTTGCTTGATCAGGGCAGACGGGCGGCAACGGCCGGACAACTCGAACTCAGTGGCAGCCTGCAGCTATCCATCCCGTCAGACATCGGGCGGCGTCTGCTGTTGCCCTGGCTGGACGAGTTTGTTGCGGACTATCCGCGCCTGCAGTTGCGGGTGCAGGTGTCGGACCGGGTTGCGGATGTGTTTCAGCAGCCGGTGGATATTGCGATCCGCTACGGCAATCCGCCGGACTCGAGGATGGTGGCCTTGCCCCTCGCGCCCGGCAACCGGCGGGTGTTGTGCGCATCGCCGGCCTATCTCGAACGTCATGGCAGGCCCGAGACGCCTGCCGATCTCGTTCGCCACAACTGCCTGTGCTTCATGCTCAGCGATCAGGTGCACGATCGCTGGCGCTTTTCACGTGATGGCGAAGAGAGCCTGGTCAACGTCAGGGGCAACCGCATCGCCGACGATGGCGAGACGGTGAGGCGCTGGGCCGTGGCCGGGCATGGGATCGCCTACAAGTCGCGGCTCGACACCGAGCAGGACCTGCGCGATGGGCGCTTGGTGGCGCTGTGCACTGCATGGTCGGGGGAGTCCAGCCCGCTCAACCTGCTGTGTGCCAGCCGGCGCCAGATCGGCCCTGCGGTGCAGTTGCTGCGCCAGCATCTGCAAGGGCGGATCGATCAACTCGCGGTGGGTGCGTGA
- a CDS encoding M61 family metallopeptidase, with translation MTAPIRYFIRPSRPEAHVFELRCTVSDPDPAGQRFSLPAWIPGSYMIREFARHVVSLRAESGDKAAKVEKLDKHTWLVTGLAAGKPLTLHYEVYAWDLSVRAAHLDQTHGFFNGTSVFLAVEGRTDRPCLVEIESPEGMAYRDWKVATALPRASGEIGAAFAYGFGLYRAENYDELVDHPVEMGTFTLADFEAGGVRHDIVLTGRHDCDTERLAADLERICQFQIELFGAPPPMDYYVFLTQLVGDGYGGLEHRASTALLASRADLPWKGMTGLPDGYKTFLGLCSHEYFHTWNIKRIKPAAFVPYDLAVENYTRLLWAFEGFTSYYDDLVLVRSGVISPADYLGLVGKTVSAVLRGPGRHRQSVAESSFEAWSKYYRQDENSPNAIVSYYAKGSLIALALDLQLRSETGGKRSLDDVMRLLWLRHGQTGVGVAEDGIFAIVEEVGGKDCGARLARWLRKAVEGTDDLPLARLLKPFGVAYQPEAPGAKPTLGIKLAGGNGKGEAKIATAYDGGAAQLAGLSAGDVLLAIDGLKVSAANLDSMLERHQAGDSIEVHAFRRDELMCFDVELAAAASDAVKLAVDEKAAASVRRLRKGWLGH, from the coding sequence ATGACTGCCCCGATCCGCTATTTCATCCGCCCCTCGCGTCCTGAAGCCCATGTGTTCGAGCTGCGCTGCACGGTCAGTGATCCGGACCCCGCAGGCCAGCGTTTCAGCCTGCCGGCCTGGATTCCGGGCAGCTACATGATTCGTGAGTTCGCGCGTCACGTCGTGAGCCTGCGCGCAGAGTCGGGTGACAAGGCCGCGAAGGTCGAAAAACTCGACAAGCACACCTGGCTCGTCACCGGGCTTGCAGCGGGAAAACCGCTGACGCTGCACTACGAAGTGTATGCATGGGATCTGTCGGTGCGCGCGGCTCATCTTGACCAGACGCATGGCTTCTTCAACGGCACCAGTGTGTTTCTTGCAGTGGAGGGACGCACCGACCGGCCCTGTCTGGTCGAGATCGAGAGCCCGGAAGGCATGGCTTATCGCGACTGGAAAGTGGCGACTGCCCTGCCGCGTGCCAGCGGCGAAATCGGTGCGGCGTTTGCTTACGGATTCGGGCTGTACCGGGCGGAGAATTACGACGAACTGGTCGATCACCCGGTCGAGATGGGCACATTCACGCTTGCCGATTTCGAGGCGGGCGGGGTGCGCCACGATATCGTGCTCACCGGTCGCCACGACTGCGATACCGAGCGCCTTGCAGCCGATCTCGAACGCATCTGCCAATTCCAGATCGAGCTCTTCGGTGCGCCGCCGCCGATGGACTATTACGTCTTTCTGACGCAGCTGGTCGGTGACGGCTACGGCGGGCTGGAACACCGCGCATCCACCGCGCTGCTGGCCAGCCGGGCAGACCTGCCGTGGAAAGGCATGACCGGTCTGCCCGACGGCTACAAGACCTTCCTTGGCCTGTGCAGTCACGAATACTTCCACACCTGGAACATCAAGCGCATCAAACCTGCCGCCTTCGTGCCCTACGACCTGGCGGTCGAAAACTATACCCGGCTGCTGTGGGCCTTCGAGGGCTTCACGTCCTATTACGACGATCTGGTGCTGGTGCGCTCCGGCGTGATCTCGCCGGCCGACTATCTTGGTCTGGTGGGCAAGACGGTCTCTGCCGTACTGCGCGGTCCTGGTCGTCATCGGCAGAGCGTGGCGGAATCCTCGTTCGAGGCCTGGAGCAAGTACTACCGGCAGGACGAAAATTCGCCGAACGCAATCGTCAGCTACTACGCCAAGGGCTCGCTGATCGCACTCGCGCTCGACCTGCAGCTGCGCAGCGAGACCGGCGGCAAGCGCAGCCTGGATGACGTGATGCGGCTGCTGTGGCTGCGTCATGGACAGACCGGCGTCGGTGTTGCCGAGGACGGCATCTTTGCCATCGTCGAGGAGGTCGGTGGCAAGGATTGTGGCGCACGGCTGGCGCGCTGGCTGCGCAAGGCGGTCGAAGGTACGGACGACCTGCCGCTGGCACGCCTGCTCAAGCCCTTCGGCGTGGCGTATCAGCCCGAGGCGCCGGGCGCGAAGCCAACGCTCGGCATCAAGCTCGCGGGTGGAAACGGAAAGGGCGAAGCGAAGATTGCGACCGCGTATGACGGCGGCGCGGCTCAGCTCGCCGGGCTGTCAGCGGGTGATGTGCTGCTCGCCATCGACGGGCTCAAGGTCAGCGCTGCCAACCTCGACAGCATGCTCGAGCGTCATCAGGCGGGTGATTCAATCGAAGTCCACGCCTTCCGCCGCGACGAGTTGATGTGCTTCGATGTCGAACTCGCAGCGGCCGCCAGTGATGCGGTCAAACTGGCCGTGGACGAGAAGGCTGCAGCCTCGGTGCGCCGTCTGCGGAAGGGCTGGCTGGGGCACTGA
- a CDS encoding 2-hydroxyacid dehydrogenase encodes MPPFNAVFLDITPLDQNDLDLTSLREAFSGFQTYEHTPAEHVISRLQGAQVAIVNKVNLTAEVLAACPQLELVLVSATGLNNVDLDAAKARGIAVFNCQGYGTATVAQHTLMLLLALATRLPDYQAAVKAGQWQQAKHFCLLDFPIVELAGKTLGVLGQGELGGAVTRLAEALGMRVVVGNLPGRPPKVDRLSLDALLPEVDALTLHCPLTEQTRNLIGARELALMKPGAFLINTARGGLVEEQALADALRRGHLGGAATDVLIQEPPVAGNPLLADDIPRLIVTPHSAWGSREARQRIVDQLVENTHAFRSGNALRRVA; translated from the coding sequence ATGCCCCCATTCAACGCCGTCTTCCTGGACATCACCCCGCTCGACCAGAACGATCTCGACCTTACTTCGCTGCGGGAAGCATTTTCTGGCTTTCAGACTTACGAGCACACCCCGGCTGAGCACGTGATCAGCCGCCTGCAGGGGGCCCAGGTCGCGATCGTCAACAAGGTCAATCTGACGGCTGAAGTGCTTGCGGCCTGCCCGCAGCTTGAACTCGTGCTGGTTTCCGCGACCGGTCTGAACAACGTGGATCTGGACGCGGCGAAGGCACGCGGGATTGCCGTGTTCAACTGTCAGGGCTACGGCACCGCCACCGTTGCGCAACACACGCTGATGCTGTTGCTGGCGCTGGCGACCCGGCTACCGGATTATCAGGCTGCGGTAAAAGCGGGCCAATGGCAGCAGGCAAAGCATTTCTGTCTGCTCGATTTTCCGATTGTCGAACTGGCGGGCAAGACCCTTGGCGTGCTTGGCCAGGGCGAACTCGGCGGCGCAGTAACGCGACTGGCCGAGGCATTGGGCATGCGCGTGGTGGTCGGCAATCTTCCCGGGCGTCCGCCGAAGGTGGATCGTCTGTCCCTGGATGCCTTGCTGCCCGAGGTCGATGCGCTCACGCTGCACTGCCCGCTCACCGAGCAAACTCGCAATCTGATCGGCGCACGCGAGCTCGCACTGATGAAACCCGGCGCCTTCCTGATCAATACCGCGCGTGGCGGACTGGTTGAAGAGCAGGCGCTGGCCGATGCGCTGCGACGCGGACATCTCGGCGGCGCCGCAACCGATGTGCTGATTCAGGAGCCCCCGGTCGCTGGCAACCCCCTGCTGGCCGACGACATACCACGCCTGATCGTCACGCCACACAGCGCCTGGGGCAGCCGCGAGGCACGTCAGCGCATCGTCGATCAGCTGGTCGAGAACACGCACGCGTTCAGGTCGGGGAACGCGCTGCGTCGGGTTGCGTGA
- a CDS encoding zinc-binding alcohol dehydrogenase family protein, giving the protein MKAIAYQNAHPIADENGLQDVVLPEPVATGRDLLVEVKAISVNPVDTKVRANASAEAGGWKVLGWDATGVVRAAGPDVTQFKVGDRVWYAGDITRPGTNAELHLVDERIVGHMPASLDFAQAAALPLTSITAWEMLFDRLRLKADTTPTNERLLIIGASGGVGSIMTQLARRLTGATVIGTASRPETEAWVRELGAHHVINHTRPLAEELKRIGIDQVTHVVSLTKTDQHFPHIVEAIAPQGKFGLIDDPEPIDVRLLKRKSVSLHWELMFTRSMFGTEDMIAQHRLLDEMARLVDAGTIRSTAAEHFGSINAANLKRAHALLESGKARGKIVLEGFTG; this is encoded by the coding sequence ATGAAAGCCATCGCCTATCAGAACGCCCACCCGATCGCCGATGAAAACGGCCTGCAGGATGTCGTCCTGCCCGAACCCGTTGCCACCGGTCGCGATCTGCTGGTCGAGGTCAAGGCCATTTCGGTCAATCCGGTGGATACCAAGGTCCGGGCCAACGCCAGCGCAGAGGCCGGTGGATGGAAAGTGCTGGGCTGGGATGCCACCGGGGTTGTGCGTGCAGCAGGTCCTGACGTAACGCAGTTCAAGGTCGGTGACCGCGTCTGGTACGCCGGCGACATCACCCGTCCGGGCACCAATGCCGAACTCCACCTGGTGGACGAGCGCATTGTCGGTCACATGCCCGCATCGCTCGATTTCGCGCAGGCCGCAGCCCTGCCGCTGACCTCGATCACGGCGTGGGAGATGCTTTTCGACCGTCTGCGCCTGAAGGCCGACACCACGCCGACCAACGAGCGTCTGCTGATCATTGGCGCGTCTGGTGGCGTCGGTTCGATCATGACCCAGCTCGCCCGTCGTCTCACCGGCGCCACGGTGATCGGCACCGCATCGCGGCCCGAGACCGAGGCCTGGGTGCGCGAACTGGGGGCGCATCACGTCATCAATCACACCCGTCCGCTCGCCGAAGAGCTCAAGCGCATCGGCATTGACCAGGTGACCCACGTCGTCAGCCTGACCAAGACCGACCAGCATTTCCCGCACATCGTCGAAGCCATCGCGCCGCAGGGCAAGTTCGGTCTCATCGACGACCCTGAGCCCATCGACGTCCGCCTGCTCAAGCGCAAGAGCGTGTCGCTGCACTGGGAACTGATGTTCACGCGCTCGATGTTTGGCACCGAGGACATGATCGCCCAGCACCGCCTGCTCGACGAAATGGCCCGTCTGGTCGACGCCGGCACGATCCGCAGCACGGCCGCCGAACACTTCGGCAGCATCAACGCCGCCAACCTGAAACGGGCACATGCGCTGCTCGAGTCCGGCAAGGCACGTGGAAAGATCGTGCTCGAGGGCTTCACCGGCTAA
- a CDS encoding NAD(P)/FAD-dependent oxidoreductase: MNSETQARTDADFIIVGAGIAGASIGYWLAPFGRVLILERESQPGYHATGRSAAIFVPSYGNAQVRALTRASLSFMQSPPAGFTGHPLLSPRGVLVVATPDQLPHLDDFWRELQTTSSTARRLSAAEACAMVPVLRPSQVAAAVYEEGAFDIDVNALHQGFLKGVRHAGGQVVCDAEFSAVERSGEVWTLSAGTRNWTAPVLIDAAGAWADIVAGLAGVAPLGLVPKRRTACILPAPADIPTAHWPMVLGAAEDWYIKPDAGALLASPANADPVPPQDVQPEDLDIALAMYRVEEMTTLDASRPRTPWAGLRTFASDGGLVGGFDDRVPGFFWVAAQGGYGIQTAAAMGEACAALVRQLPLPAHIAAEGISEAALGPARIRNAQ; encoded by the coding sequence GTGAACTCGGAAACGCAGGCTCGAACCGATGCGGACTTCATCATTGTCGGCGCGGGCATTGCCGGTGCCTCGATCGGATACTGGCTGGCGCCCTTCGGCCGCGTCCTCATCCTCGAACGCGAATCGCAGCCCGGCTATCACGCCACCGGACGCTCCGCCGCGATCTTCGTGCCAAGTTACGGAAACGCTCAGGTGCGGGCACTCACCCGCGCAAGCCTGTCTTTCATGCAGTCGCCCCCTGCAGGCTTCACCGGCCACCCCTTGCTGAGCCCGCGCGGGGTGCTGGTCGTGGCCACACCGGACCAGTTGCCACACCTCGATGACTTCTGGCGCGAGCTGCAGACCACCTCATCCACCGCCCGCCGTCTGTCTGCGGCCGAGGCCTGCGCAATGGTGCCGGTCCTGCGTCCGTCGCAGGTCGCGGCTGCGGTGTATGAAGAGGGCGCCTTCGATATCGACGTCAACGCATTGCATCAGGGCTTTCTCAAGGGGGTACGCCACGCCGGCGGTCAGGTCGTGTGCGACGCCGAGTTCAGCGCCGTCGAGCGCAGCGGCGAGGTCTGGACCCTTAGCGCCGGCACACGCAACTGGACGGCACCGGTGCTGATCGATGCCGCCGGCGCCTGGGCCGACATCGTCGCCGGGCTGGCGGGCGTCGCACCGCTGGGACTGGTGCCGAAACGACGCACGGCCTGCATCCTGCCCGCACCCGCCGACATCCCCACCGCACACTGGCCGATGGTGCTCGGCGCAGCGGAGGACTGGTACATCAAGCCCGATGCAGGCGCCTTGCTCGCCTCACCCGCAAACGCCGACCCGGTGCCGCCGCAGGATGTACAGCCCGAAGACCTGGATATCGCCCTGGCGATGTACCGCGTCGAAGAGATGACCACGCTGGACGCAAGCCGCCCGCGAACCCCGTGGGCCGGCCTGCGCACATTCGCTTCCGACGGCGGGCTGGTCGGCGGTTTCGATGATCGGGTGCCCGGTTTCTTCTGGGTGGCCGCACAGGGTGGCTACGGCATCCAGACCGCCGCTGCAATGGGTGAAGCCTGCGCAGCGCTGGTGCGACAACTGCCGCTGCCGGCCCACATTGCGGCCGAAGGGATCAGCGAGGCCGCGCTCGGACCTGCCCGCATCCGCAACGCGCAGTAA
- a CDS encoding error-prone DNA polymerase → MIPRFAELHCLSNFSFQRGASHPEELATQAAAFGYEALAITDECSLAGVVRAHRCIREHALPVRLIIGSEIRLEDGPALVLVACTRKGYGQLSRLITRGRRAAEKGHYRLLRSDLEHGLDDCLAVLLPPDLPDENTEAAAHWLASCFPGAAWMAFMQTLDGRDATRLTQLRLIGARTGLRLIASTGALMHDASRRPLADVLTATRLLTTVADAGLALAANAERRLQAREVLGRRFPPDLLAETLVLAERCNFTLDELRYEYPEELVPATETPASWLRKLVEAGLRWRYRKAASAEHALACAARTEDDPAPARVRHQIETELALIGELAYEAYFLTVHDIVRFARSAGILCQGRGSAANSVVCWALGITEVDPSLGIMLVERFISRERQEPPDIDVDFEHSRREEVIQYIYRKYGRERAALAGTVISYRSRSALRDVGRALGFEAAQIERLTRDRYWFDDGQIIPERVREAGFDPDSPQLIQLLSLTHALIGFPRHLSQHVGGFVIARGRLDELVPIENAAMPDRTVLQWDKDDLDTLGLLKVDVLALGMLSALRRALDMVSAWRGTPLSLASIPREEEAVYAMLSRADTIGVFQIESRAQMTMLPRLKPTRFYDLVVEVAIVRPGPIQGGMVHPYLEARTRKARGDDPMAGLRHEIRAVLERTLGVPIFQEQVMQLAVAAAGFTGGEADQLRRSMGAWRRKGELERYRNKLLQGMAANGYEAEFAERLCKQIEGFGSYGFPESHAASFALLVYASAWLKCFEPAAFLCALLNSQPMGFYSPSQLIQDARRHQVEVRSADVNASDRECTLEAIDDEEPGPDRAHTNPAVRLGLCMIRGLGTETATRIATARATRPFADVADLATRAGLDAATLQRLAAADALKSLAGNRRQALWQATGNSPLPGMLKGAAGYENALRFAPPSEAEDLRADYNRLGFTLGRHPLSLLRTTLRGMRFLDATEIMHCPDRMLARAAGIVTCRQRPGTANGTMFITLEDEAGLINIIVRPELVERQRRQLLGAKLLGVYGQISRQGQVVHLIAGRVVDHSALLGQLETHSRDFH, encoded by the coding sequence ATGATCCCGCGCTTTGCCGAACTCCATTGCCTGTCTAACTTCAGCTTCCAGCGTGGCGCTTCGCATCCCGAAGAGCTGGCCACGCAGGCGGCGGCCTTCGGTTATGAGGCGCTTGCCATCACCGATGAATGTTCGCTGGCGGGGGTTGTGCGTGCGCATCGCTGCATTCGCGAACATGCGCTGCCAGTGCGGCTCATCATCGGCAGCGAGATCCGGCTCGAGGATGGCCCGGCGCTGGTGCTCGTGGCCTGCACGCGCAAGGGATACGGTCAGCTCTCGCGGCTGATCACCCGCGGCCGCCGCGCCGCCGAAAAGGGGCATTACCGGCTGCTGCGCAGCGATCTCGAACACGGGCTGGACGATTGCCTGGCCGTGCTGCTGCCACCCGACCTGCCCGACGAAAACACCGAGGCCGCCGCCCACTGGCTCGCCAGTTGTTTTCCCGGTGCAGCCTGGATGGCCTTCATGCAGACACTGGATGGCCGCGACGCTACCCGTCTGACGCAACTGCGCCTGATCGGCGCACGCACCGGCCTGCGCCTCATCGCCAGCACCGGTGCGCTGATGCACGACGCCAGCCGCCGCCCGCTGGCCGATGTACTCACTGCGACGCGCTTGCTCACCACCGTGGCCGATGCCGGGCTGGCGCTCGCCGCCAATGCCGAGCGCCGGTTGCAGGCGCGTGAAGTGCTCGGGCGCCGCTTTCCACCCGATCTGCTGGCCGAAACCCTGGTACTCGCCGAACGCTGCAACTTCACGCTCGACGAACTGCGCTACGAGTATCCGGAAGAGCTCGTCCCTGCGACCGAAACGCCCGCCTCCTGGCTGCGCAAGCTGGTCGAAGCGGGGCTGCGCTGGCGCTACCGCAAGGCAGCCTCAGCCGAACACGCCCTCGCCTGCGCAGCCCGTACGGAAGACGACCCGGCGCCCGCCAGGGTTCGTCACCAGATCGAGACCGAACTCGCCCTGATCGGCGAACTCGCCTATGAAGCGTATTTCCTCACCGTGCACGACATCGTCCGCTTTGCCCGCAGCGCCGGCATCCTGTGTCAGGGGCGCGGCTCCGCTGCCAACTCGGTGGTTTGCTGGGCGCTGGGCATTACCGAAGTCGACCCTTCGCTTGGCATCATGCTGGTCGAACGCTTCATCTCGCGCGAGCGCCAGGAACCGCCCGACATCGACGTCGACTTCGAGCACTCGCGCCGCGAAGAGGTCATCCAGTACATCTATCGCAAGTACGGCCGTGAGCGTGCCGCGCTGGCCGGCACCGTCATCAGCTACCGCTCGCGCAGCGCGCTGCGCGATGTGGGTCGGGCGCTGGGTTTCGAAGCCGCACAGATCGAGCGCCTGACCCGCGACCGCTACTGGTTCGACGACGGACAGATCATTCCCGAACGGGTCCGCGAGGCCGGTTTCGATCCCGACAGCCCGCAGCTCATCCAGCTGCTGTCGCTCACCCACGCCCTGATCGGCTTTCCGCGCCACCTGTCGCAGCACGTCGGCGGCTTCGTGATTGCGCGCGGCCGGCTCGATGAGCTGGTCCCGATCGAAAACGCCGCCATGCCCGACCGCACCGTGCTGCAGTGGGACAAGGACGACCTCGACACCCTCGGCCTGCTCAAGGTCGACGTGCTCGCGCTCGGCATGCTCTCCGCACTGCGCCGTGCGCTCGACATGGTATCGGCGTGGCGTGGCACCCCGCTCAGCCTGGCCAGCATCCCGCGCGAGGAGGAAGCGGTGTATGCCATGCTGTCGCGCGCCGACACCATCGGCGTGTTCCAGATCGAATCGCGCGCGCAGATGACCATGCTGCCACGGCTCAAGCCGACGCGTTTCTACGACCTGGTCGTCGAGGTCGCCATCGTGCGCCCGGGCCCGATCCAGGGCGGCATGGTCCATCCCTATCTCGAAGCGCGCACACGCAAGGCCCGCGGCGATGATCCGATGGCCGGTCTGCGGCATGAGATCCGCGCCGTGCTGGAACGCACGCTGGGGGTGCCGATCTTTCAGGAGCAGGTGATGCAGCTCGCGGTGGCGGCGGCCGGCTTCACCGGCGGCGAGGCTGATCAGCTGCGCCGCTCGATGGGCGCATGGCGGCGCAAGGGCGAACTCGAGCGTTACCGCAACAAGCTGCTGCAAGGCATGGCCGCCAACGGCTACGAAGCAGAATTTGCCGAACGCCTGTGCAAGCAGATCGAAGGCTTCGGCAGCTATGGTTTTCCGGAATCCCATGCGGCCAGCTTCGCCTTGCTGGTCTATGCCTCGGCCTGGCTCAAGTGCTTCGAACCCGCAGCCTTCCTGTGTGCCCTGCTCAACAGCCAGCCGATGGGCTTCTATTCGCCCTCGCAACTGATACAGGACGCACGCCGCCATCAGGTCGAGGTCCGCAGCGCGGACGTCAATGCCAGCGACAGGGAATGCACACTGGAGGCGATTGACGATGAGGAGCCCGGTCCTGATCGTGCACACACGAACCCTGCCGTGCGTCTGGGCCTGTGCATGATCCGCGGGCTCGGCACCGAGACCGCCACCCGCATTGCCACCGCCCGCGCCACACGGCCCTTTGCCGACGTGGCCGACCTCGCCACGCGCGCCGGCCTGGATGCCGCCACCCTGCAACGCCTGGCCGCGGCCGACGCCCTCAAATCACTGGCCGGCAACCGCCGCCAGGCCTTGTGGCAGGCCACCGGCAACAGCCCGCTGCCCGGCATGCTCAAAGGCGCAGCCGGCTACGAAAACGCACTTCGCTTCGCCCCGCCCTCGGAAGCAGAGGATCTGCGTGCCGACTACAACAGGCTCGGTTTCACCCTCGGTCGCCACCCGCTGAGCCTGTTGCGCACAACCCTGCGTGGCATGCGCTTTCTGGACGCCACCGAGATCATGCACTGCCCCGACCGCATGCTCGCCCGCGCCGCTGGCATCGTGACCTGCCGCCAGCGCCCCGGCACCGCCAATGGCACGATGTTCATCACCCTGGAAGACGAAGCAGGCCTGATCAACATCATCGTTCGCCCCGAGCTGGTCGAACGTCAGCGCCGGCAGCTTCTGGGCGCGAAGCTGCTGGGGGTGTACGGACAGATCAGCCGCCAAGGCCAGGTGGTGCACCTCATCGCCGGCCGCGTGGTCGACCACTCCGCCCTGCTTGGCCAGCTCGAGACCCACAGCAGGGACTTCCATTGA